From Musa acuminata AAA Group cultivar baxijiao chromosome BXJ3-8, Cavendish_Baxijiao_AAA, whole genome shotgun sequence, one genomic window encodes:
- the LOC103974902 gene encoding uncharacterized protein LOC103974902 — protein sequence MARFFKVRRIMRKLGFEKDDIYFVKQMGKAMLYTYTIFGLAWLWNETSPLGWWNIQPRPKEEKEMAHLYERRRFPYPGDQDAVDEFIKSGGSLGTTIGPKGFIDSDKDIDNLQKQLQSQKFEQEAQKLWFRMRNEVIQELQDKGFDVE from the exons ATGGCCAGGTTCTTCAAAGTTCGGAGAATTATGAG GAaacttggatttgaaaaggatgaTATTTACTTCGTCAAGCAGATGGGGAAAGCTATGCTCTACACCTATACGATCTTTGGGCTAGCTTGGTTGTGGAATGAAACTTCTCCGCTGGGTTGGTGGAATATTCAGCCGCGGCCAAAG GAGGAGAAAGAGATGGCTCACCTATATGAGCGCAGAAGATTTCCATACCCGGGCGACCAAGACGCAGTCGACGAGTTCATTAAAAGCGGAGGAAGTCTTGGCACAACCATTGGACCCAAAGGATTTATAGACAGCGATAAGGATATTGACAACCTGCAAAAACAATTGCAGTCTCAAAAATTTGAACAGGAAGCTCAAAAGCTATGGTTTCGCATGAGGAATGAAGTCATACAGGAGCTCCAAGACAAGGGCTTCGATGTCGAGTGA